One stretch of Rhizobium rhizoryzae DNA includes these proteins:
- the uvrB gene encoding excinuclease ABC subunit UvrB, which produces MSKAPKKSPPQNSSNGFEEAPQAAFEGAPLSGSLSGSVSDWVKQLEAEAEASSVETQREIASKAGKHRKKIEIAAREQAIREAKEEEAARAKEEAARAKRSGQAAVSTNKKTTSQKTSRGVSIGASSDPKTRAAAGLNPVAGMDMSLEEAQSLAPGAVTATVDALSKLIESGNPLFKDGKLWTPHRPARPAKSEGGIPIRMASEYQPAGDQPTAIADLVDGLNSGERSQVLLGVTGSGKTFTMAKVIEATQRPAVILAPNKTLAAQLYSEFKNFFPDNAVEYFVSYYDYYQPEAYVPRSDTFIEKESSINEQIDRMRHAATRAILERDDCIIIASVSCIYGIGSVETYTAMTFQMEVGDRIDQRQLLADLVAQQYKRQDINFVRGSFRVRGDTIEIFPAHLEDAAWRISLFGDEIDSITEFDPLTGHKTGDLKSVKIYANSHYVTPRPTLNGAIKAIKEELKHRLAELEKAGRLLEAQRLEQRTRYDVEMMEATGSCNGIENYSRYLTGRRPGEPPPTLFEYIPDNALIFIDESHVTIPQIGGMYRGDFRRKATLAEYGFRLPSCMDNRPLRFEEWDAMRPQTVAVSATPGNWEMEAAGGVFAEQVIRPTGLIDPPVEVRSARSQVDDVLGEIKETSLKGYRTLVTVLTKRMAEDLTEYLHEQGVRVRYMHSDIDTLERIEIIRDLRLGAFDVLVGINLLREGLDIPECGFVAILDADKEGFLRSETSLIQTIGRAARNVDGKVILYADNVTGSMKRAMEETSRRREKQMAYNTEHGITPESVKARISDILDSVYERDHVRADISGTAGKGFADGGHLVGNNLQAHLNALEKSMRDAAADLDFEKAARLRDEIKRLKAVELASMDDPIAKDEAKAQEGVRRSAEATRQSLAPEASSSYFAKPSLDDMGPGTDTAKPLFRKNTLDEMTVGRTEKPVPGKLPEKPRHDRSHESISPLEGEMSGRTEGGKPRHAPLLEGQPERLNSDDPRPLVRGKVGVGSYEDPGEQKRKSRTKGKTGRPGR; this is translated from the coding sequence AGCAACGGTTTCGAGGAAGCGCCGCAGGCCGCTTTCGAAGGCGCCCCCCTGTCGGGCTCTTTGTCGGGCTCCGTGTCGGACTGGGTGAAACAGCTGGAAGCGGAAGCGGAGGCCTCTTCCGTCGAAACGCAGCGCGAAATCGCGTCCAAGGCGGGCAAGCACCGCAAGAAGATCGAGATTGCCGCGCGTGAGCAGGCCATCCGCGAGGCGAAGGAAGAAGAAGCCGCCCGAGCGAAGGAAGAGGCAGCCAGAGCGAAGCGCAGTGGCCAAGCGGCCGTGAGCACAAACAAAAAAACAACTTCACAGAAAACCTCCCGAGGCGTGTCCATCGGCGCGTCGTCCGATCCGAAAACGCGCGCCGCCGCCGGTCTCAATCCGGTCGCGGGCATGGATATGTCGCTGGAGGAGGCGCAAAGCCTAGCACCCGGGGCTGTGACCGCCACGGTCGATGCGCTGTCGAAGCTCATTGAAAGCGGCAATCCGCTGTTCAAGGATGGCAAGCTGTGGACGCCGCACCGTCCGGCCCGTCCGGCCAAGTCTGAAGGTGGCATTCCCATCCGCATGGCGTCGGAATATCAGCCGGCGGGCGACCAGCCCACGGCGATTGCCGATCTGGTGGATGGCCTGAACAGCGGCGAGCGAAGCCAGGTTCTGCTCGGCGTTACCGGCTCGGGCAAAACCTTCACGATGGCGAAGGTCATCGAGGCCACGCAGCGCCCTGCCGTCATTCTCGCGCCGAACAAGACGCTGGCAGCGCAGCTCTATTCGGAATTCAAGAACTTCTTTCCGGATAACGCGGTGGAGTATTTCGTCTCCTACTACGACTACTACCAGCCGGAAGCCTATGTGCCGCGCTCCGATACCTTCATCGAGAAGGAAAGCTCGATCAACGAGCAGATTGACCGCATGCGCCACGCCGCCACGCGCGCCATTCTGGAGCGTGACGACTGCATCATCATCGCCTCGGTCTCCTGCATTTACGGTATTGGTTCGGTGGAAACCTACACCGCCATGACCTTCCAGATGGAAGTCGGCGACCGTATCGACCAGCGGCAATTGCTGGCGGATCTCGTGGCCCAGCAATATAAGCGGCAGGACATCAATTTCGTGCGCGGTTCCTTCCGCGTGCGCGGCGATACAATCGAAATCTTCCCGGCCCACCTGGAAGATGCCGCCTGGCGCATCTCGCTTTTCGGAGACGAGATCGACTCGATCACCGAATTCGATCCGCTGACGGGCCACAAGACTGGCGACCTGAAGTCGGTGAAGATCTACGCCAATTCGCACTATGTCACCCCGCGCCCCACGCTGAACGGAGCGATCAAGGCTATCAAGGAAGAGCTGAAGCATCGTCTGGCGGAGCTGGAAAAGGCGGGACGCCTGCTGGAAGCGCAGCGACTGGAGCAGCGCACCCGCTACGATGTCGAGATGATGGAAGCCACGGGCTCCTGCAACGGCATCGAAAACTATTCGCGCTATCTCACGGGCCGCAGACCCGGCGAGCCGCCACCGACGCTGTTCGAATATATTCCGGATAACGCCCTGATCTTCATCGACGAAAGCCACGTCACCATCCCGCAGATCGGCGGCATGTATCGCGGCGACTTCCGCCGCAAGGCGACGCTGGCGGAATATGGCTTCCGCCTGCCCTCCTGCATGGATAACCGCCCGCTGCGCTTCGAGGAATGGGATGCCATGCGCCCGCAAACGGTGGCCGTGTCCGCCACGCCGGGAAATTGGGAAATGGAAGCGGCGGGCGGCGTGTTTGCCGAACAGGTCATCCGTCCGACAGGCCTCATTGATCCGCCGGTCGAGGTGCGCAGCGCCCGCTCCCAGGTGGACGATGTTCTGGGCGAGATCAAGGAAACCTCTCTCAAGGGTTACCGCACGCTGGTCACGGTTCTCACCAAGCGCATGGCGGAAGACCTCACCGAATATCTGCACGAACAGGGCGTGCGCGTGCGCTACATGCACTCGGATATCGATACGCTGGAACGCATCGAAATCATCCGCGATCTGCGCCTCGGCGCCTTCGATGTGCTGGTGGGCATCAACCTGCTGCGCGAGGGTCTGGACATACCAGAATGCGGCTTCGTCGCCATTCTCGATGCGGATAAGGAAGGCTTCCTGCGTTCGGAAACCTCGCTCATCCAGACCATTGGCCGCGCGGCCCGTAACGTGGATGGCAAGGTCATCCTCTATGCGGATAATGTCACCGGCTCCATGAAGCGCGCGATGGAAGAAACCAGCCGCCGCCGCGAAAAACAGATGGCCTATAACACCGAGCACGGCATCACGCCGGAATCGGTCAAGGCGCGTATTTCGGATATCCTCGATAGCGTCTACGAGCGCGATCACGTGCGTGCCGATATCTCCGGTACCGCAGGCAAGGGCTTTGCCGACGGCGGGCATCTGGTGGGCAACAATCTGCAGGCTCACCTCAATGCGCTGGAAAAGAGCATGCGCGATGCCGCCGCAGACCTCGACTTCGAAAAGGCCGCCCGCCTGCGCGACGAAATCAAGCGTCTCAAGGCCGTCGAACTGGCCTCCATGGACGATCCGATCGCCAAGGACGAGGCCAAGGCGCAGGAAGGCGTCAGACGCAGCGCAGAAGCCACGCGCCAATCCTTGGCACCGGAAGCAAGCAGCAGCTACTTCGCCAAGCCCTCCCTCGACGACATGGGGCCCGGCACCGATACGGCCAAACCGCTGTTCCGCAAAAACACTCTGGACGAAATGACGGTTGGCCGAACCGAAAAGCCCGTGCCCGGCAAACTGCCGGAGAAGCCGAGGCATGACAGAAGCCACGAGTCGATCTCCCCCCTTGAGGGGGAGATGTCCGGCAGGACAGAGGGGGGTAAGCCCCGCCACGCTCCACTTCTCGAAGGCCAGCCGGAACGTCTGAATTCAGACGACCCCCGCCCCCTCGTACGCGGCAAAGTCGGCGTCGGCTCCTACGAAGATCCGGGCGAACAAAAGCGCAAAAGCCGCACCAAGGGCAAGACCGGCAGACCGGGGCGGTGA